The following are from one region of the Stigmatella ashevillena genome:
- a CDS encoding B12-binding domain-containing radical SAM protein, which produces MHSRRVLSPVLLLGAGTGEATCGILYLAGYLRRSGIEAFVRLYDGDESEDEVTRSLEALVARVRPRLVGISLKWFHHVHRALLLARTLRKIDPGIRIVVGGNTASYWWRELNAYDCIDHIVLGDGELPLLALCQGDPSPPNCVTRAPDGTPRRLPLKYVQGTTNSEDVYYSHFSDIFLSHQDLHAFSGWVAPGKGCGENCLYCGGARGNQKAAFGRAKPFLRSETSVRRDHQEISSRTWQVRYDFSGSSAEFLQSTWAGVDLSRHSCTYFLWGVARIELIDALAQTFERVHMVLDIGCFSEQQRHEQMRRGLLKPCASDRELLALIDSCRRHPNLDIEISGIAGLPFASAATLEEEVRLVERVISLDCVVGYQRLEAQPGALATEHPARFDMVTEARTFTEFLEYFERREPGAVTVPMLRFRDAALEEEVQRTSEHVDALAWEHRDARRRLAINGRTRLLNTAPSTLQFKLGDWLGFHRVPAKVAQEPVTVVRSVDGTGLVCAPSVSPRRFTDPTLDQGEDGRILLTTLAAFERPTAVASAVAHLGAKVKLDPGSAREVIDHLVDGRFLQPA; this is translated from the coding sequence ATGCACAGCCGTCGCGTCCTCTCTCCAGTCCTGCTGCTTGGCGCCGGAACCGGCGAGGCCACTTGCGGGATCCTCTATCTTGCGGGTTACCTGCGCCGGAGCGGAATCGAAGCCTTCGTCCGGCTTTACGACGGGGACGAGTCCGAGGACGAGGTGACCCGCTCGCTCGAAGCCCTGGTGGCCCGCGTGCGCCCCCGGCTCGTGGGGATCAGCCTCAAGTGGTTCCACCACGTCCACCGCGCGCTGCTCCTGGCGCGGACGTTGCGCAAGATCGACCCCGGCATCCGGATCGTCGTGGGCGGCAACACCGCGTCGTACTGGTGGCGGGAGTTGAACGCGTATGACTGCATCGACCACATCGTCCTGGGCGACGGCGAATTGCCGCTGCTGGCGCTCTGCCAGGGCGACCCTTCCCCGCCCAACTGCGTCACCCGGGCTCCGGATGGCACCCCGCGACGGTTGCCCCTGAAGTACGTGCAGGGCACCACGAACAGCGAAGACGTCTACTATTCGCACTTCAGCGACATCTTCTTGAGCCACCAGGATCTCCACGCCTTCTCGGGGTGGGTCGCTCCTGGCAAGGGGTGCGGCGAGAATTGCCTCTATTGTGGTGGGGCCCGCGGCAACCAGAAGGCGGCCTTTGGACGCGCGAAGCCGTTCCTGCGGTCCGAGACGAGTGTGCGCCGAGATCACCAGGAGATCTCCAGTCGGACGTGGCAGGTCCGCTATGACTTCTCGGGAAGCTCGGCGGAGTTTCTCCAAAGCACCTGGGCGGGGGTCGATCTCTCACGTCACTCCTGCACGTATTTCCTGTGGGGAGTGGCTCGGATAGAGCTTATCGACGCGCTGGCCCAGACCTTCGAGCGCGTCCACATGGTGCTCGACATCGGCTGCTTCTCGGAGCAGCAGCGGCACGAGCAGATGCGCCGCGGCTTGCTCAAGCCGTGTGCCTCGGACCGGGAGCTGCTTGCGCTCATCGACAGCTGTCGCCGCCATCCGAACCTGGACATCGAGATCTCTGGAATCGCGGGCCTCCCCTTCGCCAGCGCCGCCACGCTCGAAGAGGAAGTGCGCCTGGTGGAGCGCGTGATCAGCCTCGACTGCGTGGTGGGCTACCAGCGGCTTGAAGCGCAGCCCGGGGCGCTCGCCACCGAGCACCCCGCGCGGTTCGACATGGTGACCGAAGCGCGAACATTCACGGAGTTTCTCGAGTACTTCGAGCGGCGTGAGCCCGGTGCGGTGACGGTGCCCATGCTGCGCTTCCGCGACGCAGCGCTCGAGGAAGAGGTGCAGCGCACGTCGGAGCATGTGGATGCCCTCGCGTGGGAACACAGAGACGCGAGGCGAAGGCTCGCGATCAATGGGCGCACGCGCCTGTTGAATACGGCCCCATCGACGCTTCAGTTCAAGCTCGGGGATTGGTTGGGATTTCACCGGGTCCCCGCGAAAGTGGCACAGGAGCCGGTGACCGTCGTGAGATCGGTTGATGGAACGGGCCTGGTTTGCGCGCCTTCGGTCAGCCCTCGAAGGTTTACCGATCCGACGCTGGATCAGGGCGAGGACGGCAGGATTCTCCTGACCACCCTGGCCGCCTTCGAGCGCCCGACAGCGGTCGCCAGCGCGGTAGCGCACCTGGGGGCGAAGGTGAAGCTCGATCCAGGTTCGGCGCGCGAGGTGATTGATCACCTCGTGGATGGACGCTTCCTGCAGCCAGCGTAA
- a CDS encoding J domain-containing protein, whose translation MVDLYTVLGTVATADARDLRRAYLRLVQQYHPDRDARPESTERFLQLQAAYEELGDPEKRRRYDARRPGFSVPTSPPPGQGGAPFCDVGTARSPKDSRDAAPRPAVHGLWAHVSVKVRIH comes from the coding sequence ATGGTGGACCTCTATACGGTGCTTGGCACGGTGGCGACGGCGGACGCGAGGGACCTCCGGAGAGCCTACTTGCGCCTCGTGCAGCAATACCACCCGGACCGGGACGCGCGGCCGGAGTCCACGGAGCGCTTCCTCCAGCTCCAGGCCGCCTACGAAGAGCTGGGTGACCCAGAGAAGCGTCGGCGCTACGACGCCCGGCGCCCGGGGTTCTCGGTGCCCACGTCACCGCCTCCAGGACAGGGGGGAGCCCCGTTCTGTGACGTGGGGACAGCACGGAGTCCCAAGGACTCCCGAGACGCAGCGCCAAGGCCCGCAGTGCATGGTCTCTGGGCACACGTGAGCGTGAAGGTGCGGATCCACTGA
- a CDS encoding PaaI family thioesterase, with the protein MDDIQAFARQVFESQPFSQFLGAKLQSTGPGTAEISIPIVAHLKQQHGFVHGGVISYLADNCITFAGGLALGGNALTSEFKINYLKPAVGSSLIARAHAKGVGKRQAVCLCEIYAVDNGDEKLCAIAQGTVVPAA; encoded by the coding sequence GTGGACGACATACAAGCCTTTGCGCGCCAGGTATTCGAGTCTCAGCCGTTCAGCCAATTCTTGGGCGCGAAACTCCAGAGTACAGGGCCGGGTACCGCGGAGATCAGCATCCCCATCGTCGCTCATCTGAAGCAGCAACACGGCTTCGTCCATGGCGGCGTCATCAGCTATCTCGCCGACAACTGCATCACTTTCGCTGGCGGGCTCGCGCTCGGTGGCAATGCGCTCACCTCGGAGTTCAAGATCAACTACCTCAAGCCGGCTGTCGGCTCGTCTCTGATTGCCCGGGCTCATGCCAAGGGCGTTGGCAAACGCCAAGCGGTTTGTCTGTGCGAGATCTACGCGGTGGACAATGGCGACGAGAAGTTGTGCGCCATTGCCCAGGGCACGGTGGTGCCGGCGGCGTGA
- a CDS encoding aromatic ring-hydroxylating oxygenase subunit alpha: MKHQTQTETLKTLIALRERARDQEMLGEVVRIPVSNYTEPDVLEREMATVFRKYPMVAGHASHVRKPGAYLLSDWNKIPYVVVRAQDGTLRAFLNACRHRGARLVSGKEPELKSFVCPFHGWTYNLDGSLKTVTKAYAFPDLDRCKYGLVELPVAEHMGLIWIHPTPGASLDPASYLGPFADDLEHFGIDGLVSYRKNVVIKKANWKLLLKTYLEGYHVPFLHRDTLQQAFKRGVIAHAEHGPHIRLAAARTNFMDALKIDSDSFRLLDYASVYYTLFPNTFFIMHPDYVSINAFYPEAPDRTIWTHEMLYRTADFQGERGGAALAKRFQYTNDAVFDAEDFAVAEDVQVGLRYGGNEFHTLGLEEGLLAIFQQSIDRAIAG, encoded by the coding sequence ATGAAACACCAAACGCAAACCGAGACCTTGAAAACGCTCATCGCCCTTCGCGAACGCGCGCGCGATCAGGAGATGCTGGGAGAGGTCGTCCGGATCCCGGTGAGCAATTACACCGAGCCCGATGTTCTGGAACGGGAAATGGCGACGGTGTTCCGCAAGTACCCGATGGTGGCCGGCCACGCTTCGCACGTTCGAAAGCCGGGCGCGTATCTGCTGAGCGACTGGAACAAGATCCCGTACGTCGTCGTCCGCGCCCAGGACGGCACCCTGCGTGCGTTCCTCAACGCGTGTCGGCATCGCGGCGCACGCCTCGTCTCGGGCAAGGAACCAGAGCTGAAATCCTTCGTCTGCCCCTTCCACGGCTGGACCTACAACCTGGACGGCTCGCTCAAGACGGTGACCAAGGCCTATGCCTTCCCGGACCTCGACCGTTGCAAGTACGGCCTGGTGGAACTGCCCGTCGCGGAGCACATGGGACTGATCTGGATTCATCCGACTCCCGGCGCGTCGCTCGATCCAGCCTCCTACCTCGGGCCATTCGCTGACGACCTGGAGCATTTCGGCATCGACGGGCTGGTGAGCTACCGCAAGAACGTCGTTATCAAGAAGGCCAACTGGAAGCTCCTTCTGAAGACCTATCTCGAGGGCTACCACGTTCCGTTCCTGCACCGGGATACGCTCCAGCAGGCGTTCAAGCGGGGCGTCATCGCCCATGCCGAGCATGGGCCGCACATCAGGCTCGCTGCCGCGCGCACCAATTTCATGGACGCGCTGAAGATCGACAGCGATTCGTTCCGCCTCCTCGACTATGCGTCGGTCTACTACACGCTGTTCCCGAACACGTTCTTCATCATGCATCCTGACTACGTGTCCATCAACGCGTTCTATCCGGAGGCACCCGACCGGACCATCTGGACCCACGAGATGCTTTACCGGACAGCGGACTTCCAGGGAGAGCGCGGCGGAGCAGCACTGGCCAAGCGCTTCCAGTACACCAACGACGCGGTGTTCGACGCGGAGGATTTCGCAGTGGCTGAAGATGTCCAGGTGGGCCTTCGCTACGGCGGAAACGAGTTCCACACCCTGGGGCTGGAGGAAGGGTTGCTCGCGATCTTCCAGCAGAGCATCGATCGGGCCATCGCCGGATAA
- a CDS encoding serine/threonine-protein kinase, with amino-acid sequence MEHPDLGPYRILGVLGRGGMGQVFRGQHRESGQLAALKTVHAPSSLYLSSLRREVRALGQVRHSGLVRILDQGIDEGRPWYAMELLLGRTLRDVLAGDPRAPEGGEPTLPTEGAAALPPRSEDGATAPPPLARAFSLLGLLRDVCAPLAALHSAGLVHRDLKPENIFVTGHGVPVLVDLGIAARFGGATGRESFTSGEELQAIGTRPYMAPEQLRGELVDARADLYALGTILYECLTGQRPFTSASPGAVLARRPGQRPIAPSQLVLGIPPELDSLVLRLLEPRPRDRLGYAEDVAGLLEQALCGWEHVPPRRSEPWERSPPANRSSTPRARPWLYRPDFTGREHVADRLAAAVDQLRREGRGGRIYIGGESGVGKTRLVMELARRAMGQGLRVASCPCRPGDAPGAEPIPSAPLHPFRPLLLALADRCRAGGSPVTAELLGPAGRVLAPYEPSLMEAPGLEHYPELPPLDATSTRLRLFDALASALLAFTGHGPLVLVLDDLQWADELSLGFLRSIGHGPLAEAPVLILGTYRSGAPGGPLVSVIEAAGGSQVELGQLDDASVRTMASSMLALPEVPADIGGFLAAAAEGNPFLVAEYLRAAIEAGVLVREPDGQWRFLPSEAPGVTVPSLPRSLDELISGRMSSLGRAEQAVLDAAAVLGHSLEEDLLARLAGLEESEASDAVQSLCLRAILEQEGRLCFVQERLREAAYSRIPPDRRVLLHQRAALLLEGSGLEPADLHAAVASHHARARAHEQAYAGFVRGAEHARRTDANEQAVALYRAALREAEALSGPFPPGITPPEEQREHLGDLLAMLGHPEEARASYEKVLHALPAAGALGRARLHRKLGKSWEPQHRHEEALASFARAEACLGTTPGEGPPAAAWWREWVQLQIERISTHYWAANTVELEALIERAQPLVAARGTPLQRARFFQSLVQRNLRAERYAASAGTAGYARQSLLALQEDGDRVEVATARFTFAAVLLWHGALDEAEAEMRAAIDEAERLAHTPLQARCWTYLTMLQRQRQRTDAVQRLARKALKVAMACQMADYAAAAEANLGWGAWREGRLTDAEALCQSALARWMPLSLVFPFQWVARWPLLEMAHRRGESRAVLAHARALLESRQQKLPALTREALEHALENDSQGRREESAMAIESALEFARCLGHL; translated from the coding sequence ATGGAACATCCTGACCTCGGGCCCTACCGGATTTTGGGAGTGCTGGGCCGGGGAGGCATGGGGCAGGTGTTCAGGGGCCAGCACCGGGAGAGTGGCCAACTCGCCGCCCTCAAGACGGTACACGCTCCCTCCTCCCTCTACCTCTCCAGCCTTCGGCGTGAGGTGCGGGCCCTCGGCCAGGTGCGGCACTCCGGGCTGGTGCGGATCCTCGATCAGGGCATTGACGAGGGACGCCCCTGGTACGCCATGGAGCTGCTCCTGGGGCGCACGCTGCGCGACGTGCTGGCGGGGGACCCGCGCGCCCCAGAGGGGGGCGAGCCCACACTGCCAACGGAGGGCGCTGCGGCGCTCCCGCCGCGCTCGGAGGACGGTGCCACGGCGCCTCCCCCGCTTGCGCGGGCTTTCTCGTTGCTCGGCCTCCTCCGGGACGTCTGCGCCCCCCTGGCCGCCCTCCACAGCGCAGGGCTCGTCCACCGCGACCTCAAGCCGGAGAACATCTTCGTCACCGGGCACGGCGTGCCCGTGCTGGTGGATCTCGGGATTGCCGCCCGTTTTGGTGGCGCCACGGGGCGGGAGTCCTTCACCTCCGGCGAAGAGCTGCAAGCCATCGGCACGCGCCCTTACATGGCTCCCGAGCAGCTCCGTGGCGAGCTGGTGGATGCGCGCGCGGACCTCTACGCCCTGGGCACCATCCTCTACGAGTGCCTCACCGGGCAGCGCCCCTTCACCTCTGCCAGCCCCGGAGCGGTGCTCGCGCGACGCCCCGGACAGCGGCCGATTGCTCCCTCGCAACTCGTGCTGGGCATCCCCCCTGAACTGGACAGCCTCGTGCTTCGCCTCTTGGAGCCGAGGCCGCGAGATCGGCTCGGCTATGCCGAGGATGTGGCTGGGCTTCTCGAGCAGGCACTCTGCGGCTGGGAGCACGTTCCGCCCCGGCGTTCCGAGCCTTGGGAGCGCAGCCCCCCGGCGAACCGCTCTTCCACACCGCGCGCCCGGCCGTGGCTGTATCGCCCCGATTTCACCGGTCGCGAGCACGTGGCCGACCGGCTGGCAGCGGCGGTCGATCAGCTCCGGAGGGAGGGACGAGGCGGGCGAATCTACATCGGCGGCGAGAGTGGGGTGGGCAAGACGCGTCTGGTGATGGAGTTGGCGCGGCGGGCCATGGGGCAAGGGCTGAGGGTGGCGAGCTGTCCCTGTCGGCCGGGGGACGCGCCAGGCGCGGAGCCGATCCCCTCGGCGCCGCTCCACCCGTTCCGGCCGCTCCTGTTGGCCCTCGCGGATCGCTGCCGGGCGGGGGGATCCCCGGTGACCGCGGAACTGCTCGGTCCCGCTGGCAGGGTGCTCGCTCCCTACGAGCCCTCTTTGATGGAGGCTCCGGGGCTGGAGCACTACCCCGAGCTGCCACCGCTCGATGCCACCAGTACACGCCTCCGCCTCTTCGATGCGTTGGCCTCCGCACTCTTGGCATTCACGGGCCATGGGCCGCTCGTGCTCGTGTTGGATGACCTCCAGTGGGCGGACGAGTTGTCGCTGGGGTTCCTTCGCAGCATCGGCCATGGGCCGCTGGCGGAGGCCCCGGTTCTCATCCTCGGTACCTACCGGAGCGGAGCGCCTGGCGGACCTCTCGTGTCCGTCATCGAAGCGGCGGGAGGCTCGCAGGTGGAGCTGGGACAGCTGGATGATGCCAGCGTCCGCACCATGGCCTCGAGCATGCTCGCCCTGCCCGAGGTGCCTGCGGACATCGGAGGTTTTCTCGCCGCCGCCGCCGAGGGCAATCCCTTCTTGGTCGCCGAGTACCTGCGTGCCGCGATCGAGGCAGGCGTGCTGGTTCGGGAGCCTGACGGCCAGTGGCGCTTCCTCCCGTCCGAAGCCCCAGGCGTCACAGTTCCTTCCCTGCCTCGCTCGCTGGATGAGCTGATCTCCGGACGCATGAGCTCGCTCGGCAGGGCCGAGCAGGCGGTGCTCGATGCTGCCGCGGTGCTGGGTCACAGTCTCGAGGAGGATCTGCTCGCGAGGCTTGCCGGGCTGGAAGAGTCGGAGGCTTCCGACGCGGTCCAGTCGCTGTGTCTGCGTGCCATCCTCGAGCAGGAGGGCCGACTGTGCTTCGTCCAAGAGCGCCTCCGCGAGGCGGCCTATTCGCGCATCCCTCCAGACAGGCGCGTGCTGCTCCACCAGCGCGCCGCCCTGCTCCTCGAGGGCTCTGGCCTGGAGCCCGCAGACCTGCACGCGGCGGTGGCCTCCCACCACGCCCGGGCGCGGGCGCACGAGCAGGCCTACGCCGGCTTCGTTCGCGGGGCCGAGCATGCTCGGAGGACGGACGCCAACGAACAGGCGGTCGCCCTGTACCGGGCCGCGCTCCGGGAGGCGGAGGCGCTCAGCGGGCCGTTTCCTCCCGGGATTACCCCGCCGGAGGAGCAGCGGGAGCATCTCGGCGATCTGCTCGCCATGCTGGGCCACCCTGAGGAGGCCCGAGCCTCCTACGAGAAGGTGCTTCACGCGCTCCCGGCTGCGGGAGCCCTTGGGAGGGCGCGCCTTCACCGGAAGCTGGGCAAGAGCTGGGAGCCACAGCACCGGCACGAGGAGGCGCTGGCCTCCTTCGCACGCGCCGAAGCCTGTCTCGGCACCACGCCGGGCGAAGGGCCACCCGCAGCAGCCTGGTGGCGGGAGTGGGTGCAACTTCAGATCGAGCGCATCTCCACGCACTACTGGGCTGCCAACACCGTCGAGTTGGAGGCGTTGATCGAGCGAGCCCAACCGCTGGTGGCGGCCCGGGGCACTCCGCTCCAGCGAGCGCGCTTCTTCCAATCTCTCGTCCAGCGAAACCTCCGGGCAGAGCGCTACGCGGCCTCGGCCGGGACGGCAGGGTACGCCCGGCAGAGCCTGCTGGCGCTTCAGGAAGATGGGGATCGCGTTGAGGTTGCCACCGCACGCTTCACGTTCGCTGCGGTGCTGCTCTGGCACGGCGCGCTGGATGAGGCCGAGGCCGAGATGCGGGCTGCGATCGACGAGGCAGAGCGGCTCGCGCACACGCCACTGCAGGCAAGGTGCTGGACATACCTCACGATGCTCCAGCGCCAGCGCCAGCGGACGGACGCCGTGCAACGGCTGGCGCGGAAGGCCCTGAAGGTGGCCATGGCCTGCCAGATGGCGGACTATGCCGCTGCCGCCGAAGCCAATCTGGGCTGGGGGGCGTGGAGGGAGGGACGCCTGACCGATGCAGAGGCGCTCTGCCAATCCGCCCTGGCCCGATGGATGCCCCTGTCCCTCGTCTTCCCCTTCCAGTGGGTGGCGCGATGGCCGCTGCTGGAGATGGCTCACAGGCGGGGTGAATCACGCGCTGTGCTGGCCCACGCGCGCGCGCTTCTCGAATCACGCCAGCAGAAGCTTCCTGCCCTGACCCGGGAGGCGCTCGAGCACGCCCTGGAGAACGACAGCCAGGGCAGACGCGAAGAGTCCGCGATGGCGATCGAGAGCGCGCTCGAGTTCGCTCGATGTCTCGGCCATCTCTGA
- a CDS encoding sigma 54-interacting transcriptional regulator: MGTPPLNHGETQPTRTEPTGPDAGFPGKSGTGVQVCLVSSCGVLDGRTCWELPPDGMRLGRFTLAADDGRVDPQVSREHARISSEDGRWKLETLGARNRIRLNGAVLSDAAPLQPGDVIRLGSTLLLFAVAPAGPAPGDADPELLGDGLAMRAVHQEISAVAPRPNSVLITGETGTGKELAARALHRKSGRPGALVALNCGGLAEGIIESELFGHARGAFTGAVSSREGLFQAAQRGTLFLDEIGEMPLGLQVKLLRVLETRTVRPIGVTHEVPIDVRLVAATHRDMVTAVREGHFRADLYARLAQWRLALPPLRERREELPMLIRHLLGRLGETGRLLDAALVEALLLHGWPLNVRGLNNFLSMAVVGAAPGAPLGLSPQLEQTLASERAFHQAPAPAPGPGQTRTPEQGSAADAPPAVRVPSAAELEAVLKRFQGSVTRAARHLGGSRQQLYRWLEMHGMTLDRFRSVEE; this comes from the coding sequence GTGGGCACACCCCCTCTGAATCACGGCGAGACGCAACCGACCCGCACCGAGCCCACAGGCCCGGACGCGGGCTTTCCGGGAAAAAGCGGCACCGGAGTGCAGGTGTGCCTGGTGTCCTCCTGTGGCGTGCTCGACGGGCGAACGTGCTGGGAATTGCCCCCCGACGGGATGCGCCTGGGCCGCTTCACGCTGGCGGCAGACGACGGCCGCGTCGATCCACAGGTCTCCCGCGAGCACGCCCGGATCTCGTCCGAGGACGGACGTTGGAAGCTGGAGACGCTGGGGGCCCGGAACCGTATTCGTCTCAATGGCGCGGTACTGAGCGACGCCGCGCCGCTCCAACCCGGGGATGTAATTCGCCTGGGCAGTACGCTCCTGCTGTTCGCCGTGGCTCCGGCGGGTCCAGCACCTGGCGACGCGGACCCGGAGCTGCTGGGTGACGGACTGGCGATGCGGGCCGTGCACCAAGAGATCTCAGCGGTGGCACCACGGCCCAACAGCGTCTTGATCACCGGAGAGACGGGAACAGGCAAGGAGCTCGCCGCACGCGCCCTCCACCGGAAGAGTGGCCGCCCCGGAGCGTTGGTGGCACTCAACTGCGGAGGGCTGGCCGAGGGAATCATCGAGAGCGAGCTGTTCGGCCACGCGCGGGGAGCCTTCACCGGGGCGGTCTCGAGCCGCGAGGGGCTGTTCCAAGCCGCGCAGAGGGGGACGCTCTTCCTCGACGAGATCGGCGAGATGCCGCTGGGGCTCCAGGTGAAGCTGCTGCGTGTCCTGGAGACTCGCACCGTACGGCCCATTGGCGTCACGCACGAGGTACCGATCGACGTCCGGCTGGTAGCAGCCACCCACCGGGACATGGTGACGGCCGTCCGCGAGGGGCACTTCCGGGCGGATCTCTATGCCCGGCTGGCGCAGTGGCGCCTTGCCCTGCCGCCCTTGCGCGAACGGCGGGAAGAGCTACCGATGTTGATTCGCCACCTGCTCGGGCGGCTCGGCGAGACCGGGCGCCTGCTCGATGCCGCGCTGGTCGAGGCGCTGCTCCTGCACGGTTGGCCGCTGAACGTCCGTGGGTTGAACAACTTCCTGTCGATGGCCGTGGTGGGTGCTGCCCCAGGAGCGCCGCTGGGGTTGAGTCCGCAGCTTGAGCAGACGCTGGCCTCGGAGCGTGCGTTCCATCAGGCACCCGCGCCAGCACCTGGGCCGGGGCAGACACGGACGCCTGAACAGGGCAGCGCAGCCGACGCGCCTCCCGCGGTCCGCGTGCCCTCCGCCGCCGAGTTGGAAGCCGTGCTCAAGCGCTTCCAAGGCAGCGTCACCCGGGCGGCGCGTCATCTGGGAGGCTCCCGGCAACAGCTCTACCGGTGGCTCGAAATGCATGGAATGACGTTGGATCGATTTCGTTCCGTTGAGGAGTGA